The Leucobacter viscericola genome includes a window with the following:
- a CDS encoding aspartate kinase: MALIVQKFGGSSVADAESIKRVAKRIVEARRAGNEVVVAVSAMGDTTDELLDLAAACTPIPAPRELDMLLTAGERISMALLAMTIKGMGIEALSFTGSQAGMITTSEHGSAKIVDVTPGRVREALDQGAVAIVAGFQGFSRDSRDITTLGRGGSDTTAVALAAALGADVCEIYTDVDGVYTTDPRVVPLARKIDSITAEEMLELAASGAKVLHLRAVEYARRHGVVLHVRSSFSDEPGTIVYDPAKGHPKGVQVEEPVITGIAAEKDEAKITVGGVPDVPGKAAQIFEIVATTHANIDMIVQNVSAADTNRTDISFTVPTGDGKRVIDALEAEREALGFESLQYDDQIAKVAVVGAGMRTSTGVSAMLFRTLFEADINIEMISTSEIRISVVTRADLMDKAVRVLHTAFGLDNDTEAIVYAGTGR; encoded by the coding sequence GTGGCATTGATCGTGCAGAAGTTCGGCGGATCCTCGGTGGCCGATGCAGAAAGCATCAAGCGTGTAGCGAAGCGAATCGTCGAAGCGCGCCGTGCGGGCAACGAGGTTGTTGTTGCGGTGAGCGCGATGGGCGACACCACTGACGAACTGCTCGATCTCGCAGCTGCGTGTACACCGATTCCTGCGCCTCGAGAGCTCGACATGCTGCTCACCGCGGGCGAGCGCATCTCGATGGCGCTGCTCGCCATGACCATCAAGGGTATGGGGATCGAGGCGCTGTCGTTCACGGGCAGCCAGGCCGGCATGATCACCACGTCCGAGCACGGATCCGCGAAGATCGTTGACGTGACCCCGGGTCGCGTGCGCGAGGCGCTCGATCAGGGTGCTGTCGCAATCGTTGCGGGATTCCAGGGATTCAGTCGCGACTCTCGCGACATCACCACGCTGGGTCGTGGCGGATCCGACACCACTGCCGTCGCCCTCGCCGCTGCGCTCGGTGCCGACGTGTGCGAGATCTACACCGACGTCGACGGGGTCTACACAACCGATCCGCGTGTTGTGCCGCTCGCGCGCAAGATCGACTCGATTACCGCGGAAGAAATGCTTGAACTTGCGGCCTCCGGCGCAAAGGTGCTGCACCTGCGCGCTGTTGAATACGCCCGCAGGCACGGAGTTGTGCTGCACGTCCGCTCCTCATTTTCAGATGAGCCGGGCACAATAGTCTACGACCCCGCCAAGGGGCATCCGAAGGGAGTACAGGTGGAAGAGCCGGTCATCACGGGCATCGCCGCGGAGAAAGACGAAGCAAAGATTACGGTCGGTGGCGTCCCAGACGTTCCGGGCAAGGCCGCGCAGATCTTCGAGATCGTCGCGACTACCCACGCCAACATCGACATGATCGTGCAGAACGTGTCGGCCGCCGACACGAACCGCACCGACATTTCCTTCACGGTCCCGACCGGCGACGGCAAGCGTGTCATCGACGCGCTCGAGGCCGAGCGCGAGGCGCTTGGTTTTGAGAGCCTGCAGTACGACGACCAGATCGCCAAGGTTGCGGTCGTCGGTGCCGGCATGCGCACAAGCACGGGTGTATCAGCGATGCTGTTCCGCACGCTGTTTGAGGCCGACATTAACATCGAGATGATCTCGACCTCCGAGATCCGTATCTCAGTTGTCACGAGGGCTGACCTCATGGACAAAGCCGTGCGTGTGTTGCACACCGCCTTTGGCCTCGACAACGACACCGAAGCAATCGTGTACGCCGGTACCGGCCGATAA
- a CDS encoding aspartate-semialdehyde dehydrogenase, translating into MSEQQGVSVAVVGATGQVGAVMRRLLDERDFPIGSLRLFSSARSAGTTIEFRGQQIIVEDTATADPAGIDIALFSAGGAASKAHAERFAAAGATVIDNSSAWRLDPEVPLVVSEVNPHAIDQAVKGIIANPNCTTMAAMPAMKALDAEAGLERLIVTTFQAVSGSGLVGATELASQAAAAVESGNLERLVHDGSAVDFPAPQVYTKTIAFDVLPLAGSIVDDGQGETDEEKKLRNESRKILELPELLVAGTCVRVPVFTGHSLSINAEFARPISADRAREVLDAAPGVQLSEVPTPLEAAGQDPSFVGRIREDQSAPEGRGLVLFISNDNLRKGAALNAVQIAELVAARLLVAA; encoded by the coding sequence ATGTCTGAACAGCAGGGAGTTTCCGTCGCCGTTGTTGGAGCGACCGGTCAGGTCGGCGCGGTGATGCGCCGTTTGCTCGATGAGCGCGATTTTCCAATTGGATCGCTGCGCCTCTTTTCCAGCGCTCGTTCGGCCGGCACAACCATTGAGTTCCGTGGCCAGCAGATCATTGTAGAAGACACAGCGACCGCCGATCCTGCTGGCATCGACATCGCACTCTTCTCCGCGGGCGGCGCAGCTTCGAAGGCTCACGCTGAGCGCTTCGCCGCTGCTGGCGCGACGGTGATCGACAACTCGAGCGCTTGGCGCCTTGACCCCGAGGTTCCGCTCGTGGTGAGTGAGGTCAACCCGCACGCGATTGATCAGGCAGTCAAGGGCATCATTGCGAACCCGAACTGCACGACCATGGCCGCGATGCCTGCTATGAAGGCGCTTGACGCCGAGGCAGGGCTTGAGCGCCTCATCGTCACCACGTTCCAGGCTGTCTCAGGATCGGGCCTTGTCGGCGCAACGGAGCTTGCCTCGCAGGCGGCTGCCGCCGTTGAGAGCGGCAACCTCGAGCGCCTCGTGCACGATGGCTCTGCAGTCGATTTCCCTGCCCCGCAGGTTTACACCAAGACCATCGCCTTCGACGTTCTGCCTTTGGCTGGCTCGATCGTGGACGACGGCCAGGGTGAGACTGACGAGGAGAAGAAGCTCCGCAACGAGAGCCGCAAGATTCTCGAACTGCCTGAGCTGCTCGTTGCAGGTACCTGCGTGCGCGTTCCCGTGTTCACCGGACACTCGCTGTCGATCAACGCGGAGTTCGCACGTCCCATCTCTGCGGATCGTGCGCGTGAAGTGCTTGACGCCGCTCCCGGCGTGCAGCTGAGCGAAGTGCCGACGCCGCTTGAGGCGGCCGGGCAGGATCCCAGCTTTGTTGGCCGCATCCGCGAGGACCAGTCGGCCCCTGAAGGCCGCGGCCTCGTACTCTTCATCTCGAACGACAACCTGCGTAAGGGCGCGGCGCTGAACGCTGTGCAGATCGCTGAGTTGGTTGCTGCGCGTTTGTTGGTTGCTGCGTAG